In one Populus nigra chromosome 12, ddPopNigr1.1, whole genome shotgun sequence genomic region, the following are encoded:
- the LOC133669293 gene encoding protein METHYLENE BLUE SENSITIVITY 1: MTGKAKPKKHTAKELAAKLDAATTNRGGGKAGVADRTGQEKGGHAKYECPHCKTTAPDIKTMQIHHDARHPKIPFEEDKLVNRHASSAADSSKSRPGVRGSLKK; encoded by the coding sequence ATGACTGGAAAGGCAAAGCCAAAGAAGCACACGGCGAAGGAGCTCGCTGCAAAATTAGATGCGGCGACAACAAACAGAGGGGGAGGGAAAGCAGGGGTCGCAGACAGGACAGGACAAGAGAAAGGAGGTCATGCCAAATACGAGTGTCCGCACTGCAAGACGACAGCTCCTGATATTAAAACTATGCAGATCCATCATGATGCTCGACACCCAAAAATCCCTTTTGAGGAAGACAAGCTTGTTAATCGTCATGCTAGTTCCGCTGCTGATTCTTCCAAATCTCGTCCTGGTGTTAGAGGCAGCCTCAAGAAGTGA
- the LOC133669372 gene encoding tyrosine-protein phosphatase DSP3 has protein sequence MCMMIVDVEENDDVLVPPTNFSMVEDGIFRSGLPQPSNFGFLETLNLRSIIYLCPEAYPQENMDFVDAHDIKLFQFGIEGKTESSSTSIPNHTITGALKVLIDVRNHPVLIHCKRGKHRTGCLVGCFRKLQTWCLSSVFEEYQRFAGVKWRATDLRFIETFEVMCLRQCLYSIIYQYQGYGSNKRRLLYQEESIQKPKIKSI, from the exons ATGTGCATGATGATAGTGGATGTTGAGGAGAACGACGACGTTTTGGTACCGCCAACCAATTTCTCCATGGTAGAAGACGGCATTTTCAGATCTGGCCTCCCTCAACCCTCCAATTTCGGTTTCCTTGAAACCCTAAATCTTCGATCAATCAT ATACTTGTGTCCAGAGGCTTATCCACAAGAGAATATGGACTTTGTTGATGCTCATGATATTAAGCTTTTCCAGTTTGGAATAGAAGGCAAAACG GAGTCGTCTTCTACGTCGATTCCCAACCATACTATAACGGGGGCTCTTAAAGTGTTAATCG ACGTGAGGAATCATCCAGTTCTGATTCATTGCAAACGTGGAAAG CATCGGACAGGTTGTCTCGTGGGTTGCTTTAGAAAACTGCAAACTTGGTGCCTGTCTTCAGTTTTCGAGGAATACCAGCGTTTTGCTGGGGTGAAGTGGAGGGCCACTGACTTGAGGTTTATTGAGACCTTCGAAGTAATGTGCCTGAGGCAGTGTCTGTACAGCATCATATACCAGTATCAAGGATATGGTTCAAACAAGAGGAGGTTACTTTACCAGGAAGAGAGTATACAGAAGCCAAAAATAAAGTCCATTTAA